In Synergistes jonesii, the DNA window TTCCCCCGCCGCGAGTTTGAGAAAAACGTCGGAGAGCTCATGTTGTGCGTATCGCAGTTCAACGCCGTTTATGGCTAAGAACAGCAGCATGGCGTGCGCGGCTATGCGTTTGTTCCCGTCTATAAACGCATGGTTTTGCGCAAGGCCGTATCCCAATCTCGCCGCTTTTTGAAGCAAAGATGGATATATATCTTTACCGCCGAAGCCGGCGAAAGGAGAGGCTGTCGCGGATTCTAACAGTTTTTCCCAGCATCATAAATGTGCTGGACAGGCGTCACGCGCTCTGCCACAGCTTCCCGTTTCTTTTATCAGTTGTTAGTGCAAGAGCAAAATCTGGCGTTTGCTAAGTCTTTTCACTTAGCCAATACCTTGTATGCTTCGCGATTTTGTTCTATGAGGCGTTTCGATATGCTCATGACATCTTCGTCGGCGGCTTCGGCGCTCCGTTCCGCTTGGCTGAACTCAATGACCAGATATCTGGGTACGTTGTTTTTTAAGATGACGGCAGCCCCTTTTTGCTCCACCATTCTTGTTACTTTGGAGAAGTTTTGGTTCGCTTCGGTTATTGATATGAGGGTGTCTGTGTTTACCATCATATTGTCACATCCTTTCTTCAATATAGCACTAAATAGG includes these proteins:
- a CDS encoding type II toxin-antitoxin system death-on-curing family toxin; the protein is MLESATASPFAGFGGKDIYPSLLQKAARLGYGLAQNHAFIDGNKRIAAHAMLLFLAINGVELRYAQHELSDVFLKLAAGEVKYEDILEWVIEHEI
- a CDS encoding prevent-host-death protein encodes the protein MMVNTDTLISITEANQNFSKVTRMVEQKGAAVILKNNVPRYLVIEFSQAERSAEAADEDVMSISKRLIEQNREAYKVLAK